A genomic segment from Vagococcus zengguangii encodes:
- the rplF gene encoding 50S ribosomal protein L6 translates to MSRIGNKSIIIPAGVTVEQNGNVVTVKGPKGELSREFASQIAINIEGNEITLTRENDAKENRSLHGTMRSNLFNMVTGVSEGFAKELELIGVGYRAQMQGSKLVLNVGYSHPVEFEAQEGITIEVPSNTKVVVKGANKEHVGELAANIRGVRPPEPYKGKGICYVGEFVRRKEGKTGK, encoded by the coding sequence GTGAGCCGTATTGGTAATAAATCAATAATCATTCCTGCAGGCGTAACAGTTGAACAAAACGGAAACGTTGTGACTGTTAAAGGTCCTAAAGGTGAATTGAGCCGCGAATTTGCTAGCCAAATCGCAATCAATATCGAAGGAAATGAAATTACTTTAACTCGTGAAAACGATGCTAAAGAAAACCGTTCATTACACGGAACAATGCGTTCTAACCTATTCAACATGGTGACAGGTGTAAGTGAAGGTTTTGCTAAAGAATTAGAACTTATCGGGGTTGGGTACCGTGCACAAATGCAAGGATCAAAACTTGTATTGAACGTTGGATACTCTCATCCAGTTGAGTTTGAAGCTCAAGAAGGAATTACAATTGAAGTTCCTTCAAATACAAAAGTTGTAGTTAAAGGTGCTAACAAAGAACACGTTGGTGAATTAGCTGCTAACATCCGTGGAGTACGTCCTCCAGAACCTTATAAAGGTAAAGGAATTTGCTATGTTGGTGAATTTGTACGACGTAAAGAAGGTAAGACTGGTAAATAG
- the rplR gene encoding 50S ribosomal protein L18, producing MISKPDKNKTRLKRHKRVRKNISGTAECPRLNVFRSNANIYAQLIDDVAGVTLASASTLDKEISGGTKVEQAAAVGKLVAERAVAKGNKKVVFDRGGYLYHGRVAALAEAARENGLEF from the coding sequence GTGATTTCTAAACCAGATAAAAATAAAACACGTCTGAAAAGACATAAACGTGTAAGAAAAAACATTTCTGGTACTGCTGAGTGCCCACGCTTAAATGTGTTCCGTTCGAACGCTAACATCTACGCTCAATTAATTGATGACGTAGCGGGTGTGACGCTAGCAAGTGCCTCTACCTTAGATAAAGAAATTTCAGGTGGAACTAAAGTTGAACAAGCTGCCGCAGTTGGTAAATTAGTTGCTGAACGCGCAGTTGCAAAAGGAAATAAAAAAGTAGTCTTCGACCGTGGTGGTTACCTTTACCATGGCCGTGTTGCAGCACTAGCTGAAGCAGCACGTGAAAATGGACTAGAATTTTAG
- the rpsE gene encoding 30S ribosomal protein S5: protein MVYIDPKGLELEDRVVAINRVTKVVKGGRRLRFAALVVVGDRNGHVGFGTGKAQEVPEAIRKAIEDAKKNLIEVPMVGSTLPHEVIGSFGGGRILMKPAVAGSGVAAGGPVRAVLELAGVADVTSKSLGSNTPINVIRATIEGMSRLKRVEEVAELRGKTVEDIIG, encoded by the coding sequence ATGGTTTATATCGATCCAAAAGGTTTGGAATTAGAAGACCGCGTTGTAGCTATCAACCGTGTTACTAAGGTTGTAAAAGGTGGACGTCGTTTACGTTTTGCTGCATTAGTAGTAGTTGGAGATAGAAACGGACACGTAGGTTTCGGTACTGGTAAAGCACAAGAAGTACCTGAAGCAATCCGTAAAGCGATTGAAGACGCTAAGAAAAACTTAATTGAAGTACCAATGGTAGGTTCTACCCTTCCTCATGAAGTAATTGGAAGCTTTGGTGGTGGACGCATCTTAATGAAACCTGCTGTAGCCGGTTCTGGAGTTGCTGCTGGTGGCCCAGTTCGTGCCGTCTTAGAACTTGCAGGTGTTGCTGATGTAACATCTAAATCATTAGGTTCAAACACTCCAATTAACGTTATTCGTGCGACAATCGAAGGAATGTCTCGCTTAAAACGTGTTGAAGAAGTTGCTGAATTACGTGGCAAAACTGTAGAAGATATCATCGGATAA
- the rpmD gene encoding 50S ribosomal protein L30, whose amino-acid sequence MSELKITLKRSVIGRPQNQRDTVKALGLGKTNSSVVKPANEAIKGMVRTVSHLVDVEEV is encoded by the coding sequence ATGTCAGAATTAAAAATTACTTTAAAACGCAGCGTTATCGGACGTCCTCAAAACCAACGTGATACAGTTAAAGCTTTGGGCTTAGGTAAAACTAACAGCTCAGTAGTTAAGCCTGCTAACGAAGCAATCAAAGGTATGGTTAGAACTGTTTCACATTTAGTGGACGTTGAAGAAGTTTAA
- the rplO gene encoding 50S ribosomal protein L15, producing the protein MKLHELQPSEGSRHVRNRVGRGTSSGNGKTAGRGQKGQKARSGGGVRLGFEGGQTPLFQRLPKRGFTNINRKEYAVINLDVLEKFENGAEVTPAILVEAGIVKDEKAGIKVLANGSLTKKLTVKAAKFSKAAQEAIEAAGGSIEVI; encoded by the coding sequence ATGAAACTTCATGAATTACAACCTTCAGAAGGATCAAGACACGTACGTAACAGAGTTGGACGCGGAACTTCATCTGGTAATGGTAAAACAGCTGGTAGAGGTCAAAAAGGTCAAAAAGCTCGTTCAGGCGGTGGCGTTCGTTTAGGATTTGAAGGTGGTCAAACACCATTATTCCAACGCTTACCAAAACGTGGATTCACAAACATTAACCGTAAAGAATACGCTGTAATCAACTTAGACGTTTTAGAAAAATTCGAAAACGGAGCAGAAGTTACTCCTGCAATCTTAGTTGAAGCTGGTATTGTTAAAGATGAAAAAGCTGGTATCAAAGTATTAGCTAACGGTTCTTTAACTAAGAAATTAACAGTGAAAGCTGCTAAATTCTCTAAAGCTGCTCAAGAAGCTATCGAAGCAGCTGGTGGATCAATCGAGGTGATCTAA
- the secY gene encoding preprotein translocase subunit SecY: protein MFKLLKSAFKEKSIRSRILFTLFILFAFRLGAHITVPGVDVKALAKLSSNPLFNMINTVSGSAMENFSLFAMGVSPYITSSIIIQLLQMDIVPKFVEWSKQGEVGRRKLNQATRYLTLFMGFMQSIMLTAGFNQFAGRSFLIEKGLKTYIVIGIILTAGTMLVTWLGEQITEKGIGNGVSMIIFAGIISRVPKGIKSIIEDYFINVKSENLWKSVIFVVLLLLAILLIVTFVTYFNQAERKLPIQYTKRVAGAPQSSYLPLKVNAAGVIPVIFASSLITTPGQILSLFANSKGGETWYEILRQVFDYSTPLGGTIYGILIVAFTFFYAFVQVNPEKVAENLQKQGSYIPSVRPGKGTEEYISNVLKHLSVAGAIFLAAVALIPILAQNVFDLPAAIGLGGTSLLIVIGVALETAKQLEGLLMKRQYTGFIVE, encoded by the coding sequence ATGTTTAAACTATTGAAAAGTGCGTTTAAGGAAAAAAGCATTCGTAGTAGAATTCTATTTACGTTGTTCATTCTGTTCGCTTTTCGACTAGGAGCTCATATAACGGTTCCAGGAGTGGATGTTAAAGCATTAGCAAAACTAAGTTCAAATCCATTATTTAACATGATTAATACAGTAAGTGGTAGTGCTATGGAAAATTTCTCATTGTTCGCAATGGGAGTTTCTCCATATATTACTTCTTCAATTATTATTCAATTACTTCAAATGGACATCGTGCCGAAGTTTGTCGAGTGGTCTAAGCAAGGAGAAGTTGGCCGTCGTAAATTAAATCAAGCAACACGTTATTTAACGTTATTCATGGGATTCATGCAATCTATCATGTTAACTGCTGGATTTAACCAATTTGCGGGTCGCAGTTTCTTAATCGAGAAAGGTCTAAAGACTTATATCGTGATTGGTATCATCTTAACAGCCGGTACAATGTTAGTTACTTGGTTGGGAGAACAAATTACTGAAAAAGGAATCGGAAACGGTGTTTCAATGATTATCTTTGCCGGTATTATCTCTCGTGTGCCAAAAGGAATTAAATCAATTATTGAAGATTACTTTATTAACGTTAAGTCAGAAAACTTATGGAAATCCGTGATTTTTGTTGTTTTATTATTATTAGCAATTTTATTAATCGTGACGTTTGTTACATACTTTAACCAAGCAGAGCGTAAATTGCCGATTCAATATACAAAGAGAGTTGCTGGAGCTCCACAAAGTAGTTACCTACCGTTGAAGGTAAATGCAGCTGGTGTGATCCCAGTAATCTTTGCTAGTTCATTGATTACGACACCAGGTCAAATTTTATCGTTGTTTGCTAACTCAAAAGGTGGCGAAACTTGGTATGAAATATTAAGACAAGTGTTTGACTATAGTACGCCTTTAGGTGGCACTATTTACGGTATTCTTATCGTAGCCTTCACTTTCTTCTATGCTTTCGTGCAAGTAAACCCTGAGAAAGTGGCAGAGAATTTACAAAAACAAGGTAGTTACATTCCAAGTGTGCGTCCCGGGAAAGGTACTGAAGAATACATTTCAAACGTGTTAAAACATTTGAGTGTTGCCGGTGCTATTTTCTTAGCCGCTGTTGCTTTAATTCCAATTCTTGCGCAAAACGTCTTTGACTTACCAGCCGCTATCGGTTTGGGAGGAACAAGTTTGTTAATCGTGATTGGGGTTGCTTTAGAAACAGCTAAACAATTGGAAGGTTTATTGATGAAACGCCAATATACAGGCTTCATCGTGGAGTAA
- a CDS encoding adenylate kinase, with protein MNILIMGLPGAGKGTQAERIIDTYHIPHISTGDMFRAAMKNGTELGKLAKSYIDAGNLVPDEVTNGIVKERLAEQDTEKGFLLDGFPRTFDQSSALEEILTDLGKKIDAVIEIHVEEDVLIDRLAGRFMCKDCGATYHKLNHMPKVEDTCDRCGGHNFYQREDDKPEVVKNRLAVNIKDSAPILAYYKENGLLHTIDGNRDIDVVFEDVKTIIDNI; from the coding sequence ATGAACATTCTTATTATGGGGTTACCCGGTGCTGGAAAAGGTACTCAAGCAGAACGTATCATCGACACTTACCACATTCCACATATTTCTACTGGAGATATGTTCCGTGCGGCAATGAAAAATGGTACTGAACTTGGAAAATTAGCTAAGTCATATATTGATGCAGGCAACCTTGTACCAGACGAAGTCACAAATGGTATCGTGAAAGAACGTCTAGCTGAACAAGACACTGAAAAGGGCTTTTTACTAGATGGTTTCCCACGTACATTTGATCAAAGCAGTGCGTTAGAAGAAATTCTAACAGATTTAGGCAAAAAGATAGATGCTGTTATCGAAATTCATGTTGAAGAAGACGTCTTAATCGACCGTCTAGCTGGACGCTTTATGTGTAAAGATTGCGGTGCAACTTATCATAAACTTAACCACATGCCTAAAGTAGAAGATACTTGCGATCGTTGTGGTGGACACAATTTCTACCAACGCGAAGACGATAAACCAGAAGTGGTTAAAAATCGTTTGGCGGTTAATATTAAAGATAGCGCGCCAATTTTGGCATACTACAAAGAAAACGGCCTTCTACATACTATCGATGGAAATCGTGATATTGATGTTGTATTCGAAGATGTTAAAACAATCATCGACAACATTTAA
- the infA gene encoding translation initiation factor IF-1, producing MAKEDVIEIEGTVVDTLPNAMFKVELENGHEVLAHVSGKIRMHYIRILPGDKVTVELSPYDLTRGRITYRFK from the coding sequence GTGGCAAAAGAAGATGTGATTGAAATTGAAGGAACAGTTGTTGATACTTTGCCGAATGCGATGTTTAAAGTAGAACTAGAAAATGGCCATGAAGTTTTAGCTCATGTTTCTGGTAAAATCAGAATGCACTACATTCGAATCTTACCAGGAGATAAGGTAACAGTTGAACTGTCACCGTATGACTTGACTCGCGGTCGCATTACTTATCGCTTTAAATAG
- the rpmJ gene encoding 50S ribosomal protein L36: protein MKVRPSVKPICEKCKVIRRKGRVMVICENPKHKQRQG from the coding sequence ATGAAAGTAAGACCATCAGTAAAACCAATTTGCGAAAAATGCAAAGTAATTCGCCGTAAAGGTCGAGTTATGGTTATTTGCGAAAATCCAAAACATAAACAACGCCAAGGTTAA
- the rpsM gene encoding 30S ribosomal protein S13, with translation MARIAGVDIPREKRVVISLTYIFGIGKNTAQKVLADAGVSEDIRVRDLTNDQLDKIRAEIDKLKVEGDLRREVNLNIKRLMEIGSYRGIRHRRGLPVRGQNTKNNARTRKGPARAIAGKKK, from the coding sequence ATGGCTCGTATTGCAGGAGTAGATATCCCTCGTGAGAAACGAGTTGTTATTTCATTAACATACATTTTTGGTATCGGTAAAAATACCGCTCAAAAAGTGTTAGCTGACGCTGGAGTATCAGAAGATATTCGTGTTCGTGACTTAACAAACGATCAATTAGATAAAATCCGTGCTGAGATTGATAAACTTAAAGTTGAAGGTGACTTACGTCGTGAAGTTAACTTAAACATCAAACGATTAATGGAAATCGGTTCATACCGAGGAATCCGTCACCGTCGTGGTTTACCAGTTCGCGGACAAAACACAAAAAACAATGCACGTACTCGTAAAGGCCCAGCCCGTGCTATCGCTGGCAAGAAAAAATAA
- the rpsK gene encoding 30S ribosomal protein S11, with translation MVAKKVSRKRRIKKNIEAGIAHIHSTFNNTIIMITDVHGNAISWSSAGSLGFKGSKKATPFAAQMAAEAATKTAMEHGLKTVEVTVKGPGSGREAAIRSLQATGLEVTAIRDVTPVPHNGCRPPKRRRV, from the coding sequence ATGGTAGCAAAAAAAGTTAGCAGAAAACGTCGTATCAAAAAGAATATTGAAGCTGGTATCGCGCATATCCATTCAACATTCAACAATACTATCATTATGATTACAGATGTACACGGAAATGCTATTTCATGGTCATCTGCTGGATCTTTAGGATTCAAAGGTAGTAAAAAAGCTACACCATTCGCAGCCCAAATGGCAGCTGAAGCAGCTACAAAAACAGCTATGGAACATGGTTTGAAAACTGTTGAAGTTACAGTTAAAGGCCCTGGTTCTGGTCGTGAAGCAGCAATTCGTTCATTACAAGCAACAGGTTTAGAAGTGACTGCAATTCGTGACGTAACACCAGTTCCTCATAATGGATGCCGCCCTCCAAAACGCCGTCGTGTTTAA
- a CDS encoding DNA-directed RNA polymerase subunit alpha yields the protein MIEFEKPRITKIDEDRDYGKFVIEPLERGYGTTLGNSLRRILLSSLPGAAITNLQIDGVLHEFSTVPGVREDVTQIILNIKGLALKLYAEEEKSLEIDVTGPAVVTAGDIIVDSDVEILNKDLYLCTVAEGATFHAKLVVKPGRGYVQAEENKTEDMPIGVLPVDSIYTPVRRVNYQVENTRVGRRDDFDKLTLEVWTDGSIKPQESISLAAKILTEHLDIFVNLTDEAKHAEIMVEKEETQKEKMLEMTIEELDLSVRSYNCLKRAGINSVQELTNKSEAEMIKVRNLGRKSLDEVKFKLNELELSLRQDD from the coding sequence ATGATTGAATTTGAAAAACCACGAATCACCAAAATTGATGAGGATAGAGATTATGGCAAGTTCGTCATTGAACCACTTGAAAGAGGTTATGGGACTACTTTAGGTAATTCTCTTCGTCGTATTTTACTGTCTTCTTTACCCGGAGCAGCTATCACTAATTTACAAATTGATGGCGTATTACATGAATTCTCAACCGTCCCTGGCGTGAGAGAAGATGTAACTCAAATCATTTTGAACATTAAAGGATTAGCATTAAAGCTTTATGCTGAAGAAGAAAAATCCCTTGAAATAGATGTTACTGGTCCAGCTGTTGTCACAGCAGGCGACATTATTGTCGACAGTGATGTTGAAATTTTAAATAAAGATTTATACCTATGTACTGTTGCAGAAGGTGCAACTTTCCATGCAAAATTGGTTGTAAAACCAGGTCGAGGCTATGTACAAGCTGAAGAGAATAAAACAGAAGATATGCCAATCGGTGTATTACCTGTTGACTCAATTTACACACCAGTGCGTCGTGTAAATTATCAAGTGGAAAATACTCGTGTCGGACGTCGTGATGACTTCGATAAATTAACCCTTGAAGTTTGGACAGATGGATCAATTAAGCCACAAGAATCTATTAGCTTAGCTGCTAAAATTCTTACTGAGCATTTAGATATCTTCGTAAATCTAACGGATGAAGCTAAACATGCTGAAATCATGGTAGAAAAAGAAGAAACTCAAAAAGAAAAAATGCTTGAAATGACGATTGAAGAGTTAGACTTATCAGTTCGTTCATACAACTGCTTGAAGAGAGCAGGTATCAACTCTGTACAAGAATTAACTAATAAATCTGAAGCTGAAATGATTAAAGTTCGTAATTTAGGACGTAAGTCTCTAGATGAAGTTAAGTTCAAACTTAACGAATTAGAACTTTCATTACGCCAAGACGACTAG
- the rplQ gene encoding 50S ribosomal protein L17 → MSYRKLGRTSSQRKAMLRDLTTDLLINERIVTTEARAKEVRSLAEKMITLGKRGDLHARRQAAAFVRNEVADVREENDGIVVESALQKLFNDIAPRYAERNGGYTRILKTEPRRGDAAKMVILELV, encoded by the coding sequence GTGAGTTATCGTAAATTAGGCCGTACAAGTAGTCAACGTAAAGCAATGTTACGTGATTTAACTACTGACTTATTGATCAACGAAAGAATCGTAACAACTGAAGCTCGTGCTAAAGAAGTTCGTTCTCTTGCTGAAAAAATGATTACTTTAGGTAAACGTGGAGATTTACATGCACGCCGTCAAGCTGCTGCTTTCGTAAGAAATGAAGTTGCTGATGTTCGTGAAGAAAATGATGGAATCGTTGTTGAATCAGCTTTACAAAAGTTATTCAACGATATCGCTCCTCGTTATGCTGAACGTAACGGTGGTTACACACGTATCTTAAAAACAGAACCACGCCGCGGAGACGCAGCAAAAATGGTTATTTTAGAACTTGTCTAA
- a CDS encoding energy-coupling factor ABC transporter ATP-binding protein, translating to MKPIIELSKVNFKYQEDDERQALTDVTLNVYQGEWLAVIGHNGSGKSTLAKTINGLIVPSSGEVVVDGLPMNEENVWEIRKKIGMVFQNPDNQFVGSTVEDDVAFGLENHGVARDDMLRIVKESLEKVRMSDFASKEPVRLSGGQKQRVAIAGVVALSPDVIILDEATSMLDPEGRMEVINTIQEIREEKNITVISITHDIDEAANATRVLVMREGRVFQEGLPEEIFSAGQDLIEMGLDLPFPEKLKAEMRAQGIEVPADYMSEERMVEWLWTSALNK from the coding sequence ATGAAACCAATTATTGAATTAAGTAAGGTAAATTTTAAATATCAAGAAGATGATGAGCGTCAAGCTTTAACAGATGTGACATTGAATGTTTATCAAGGTGAATGGTTAGCGGTAATTGGACATAATGGTTCAGGTAAATCAACATTAGCGAAAACAATCAATGGCTTAATCGTGCCATCTTCTGGTGAAGTTGTTGTCGACGGGTTACCTATGAACGAGGAAAATGTCTGGGAAATTCGTAAAAAAATCGGAATGGTGTTCCAAAATCCTGATAACCAATTTGTGGGATCAACTGTTGAGGATGATGTTGCGTTTGGTTTAGAAAATCATGGTGTCGCTCGTGACGATATGTTACGTATTGTTAAAGAATCGCTTGAAAAAGTGCGTATGAGTGACTTTGCTTCTAAAGAACCGGTCCGTCTATCTGGTGGCCAAAAACAACGAGTAGCGATCGCCGGTGTGGTTGCGTTAAGTCCAGATGTGATTATTCTCGATGAAGCAACAAGTATGCTAGATCCAGAAGGACGTATGGAAGTTATCAATACGATTCAAGAGATTCGTGAAGAGAAAAATATTACTGTAATCTCCATCACACATGATATTGATGAAGCAGCAAATGCAACACGTGTCTTAGTGATGCGTGAAGGTCGCGTTTTCCAGGAAGGGCTGCCTGAAGAAATTTTTTCAGCGGGTCAAGATTTAATTGAAATGGGCTTAGACTTGCCGTTTCCAGAAAAATTAAAAGCTGAAATGCGCGCTCAAGGTATCGAAGTGCCCGCAGATTACATGTCAGAAGAAAGGATGGTGGAATGGTTATGGACATCCGCTTTGAACAAGTAG
- a CDS encoding energy-coupling factor ABC transporter ATP-binding protein yields the protein MDIRFEQVGFTYQPHTPFEQRALYDINLTIKEGSYTALVGHTGSGKSTFLQHLNALVKPTKGTVNIGDRVITPETDNKNLKPIRQQVGIVFQFPEAQLFEETVAKDIAFGPKNFGRSEVEIKAITKEVIELVGLDESYLERSPFELSGGQMRRVAIAGVLAMEPSVLVLDEPTAGLDPKGREDMMNMFNRLHEEKNMTIVLVTHLMDDVADFADYVVVLEKGTIIKQGSPREVFNDVDWLEAKHLGVPTATRFANELVKKGFVFEHLPLTTEELVSALRNQEFELEVGDQA from the coding sequence ATGGACATCCGCTTTGAACAAGTAGGGTTTACTTACCAACCCCATACACCTTTTGAACAAAGAGCGTTGTATGATATTAATTTAACGATAAAAGAAGGCTCGTATACGGCGCTAGTTGGCCATACGGGGAGTGGGAAATCAACTTTCTTACAACATTTAAATGCGTTAGTTAAACCAACTAAAGGGACCGTTAATATCGGGGATCGCGTGATTACGCCAGAGACTGATAATAAAAACTTAAAACCCATTCGTCAGCAAGTAGGGATTGTGTTTCAATTCCCAGAAGCGCAATTATTTGAAGAAACAGTGGCTAAAGATATTGCGTTTGGTCCGAAAAATTTTGGCCGTAGTGAAGTAGAAATTAAGGCAATTACCAAAGAAGTGATCGAGCTTGTTGGTTTAGATGAAAGTTATTTAGAACGCTCACCATTTGAATTATCAGGTGGACAAATGCGACGCGTGGCGATTGCCGGAGTTTTAGCGATGGAACCATCTGTTTTGGTGTTGGATGAACCAACGGCTGGACTTGATCCTAAAGGCCGTGAAGACATGATGAATATGTTTAATCGCCTACATGAAGAAAAAAATATGACTATCGTTTTAGTGACACATTTAATGGATGATGTTGCAGATTTTGCTGATTATGTGGTCGTACTTGAAAAAGGTACAATTATTAAGCAGGGTTCACCACGAGAGGTCTTTAATGATGTTGATTGGTTAGAAGCAAAACATTTAGGTGTACCAACTGCCACACGTTTTGCTAATGAGTTAGTCAAAAAAGGCTTTGTCTTTGAGCACTTACCTCTAACGACAGAAGAGTTAGTCAGTGCGTTAAGGAATCAAGAGTTTGAATTAGAAGTAGGTGACCAAGCATGA
- a CDS encoding energy-coupling factor transporter transmembrane component T family protein, with the protein MTDKLIFGRYMPGDSVIHRMDPRAKLLCSFYFIGIIFLCNNVASYALMFAFTMLAIFLSKVDMKFFIRGVKPMIWLILFTVILQLFFTQGGEVYWKWGVFSITEFGIQNALFIFCRFVLIIFMSTLLTLTTPPLSLSDAIESLLRPLKVIKFPAHEVSLMLSIALRFVPTLMDETEKIMNAQRARGVDFNDGNLMDKMKAIVPLLIPLFISSFNRAEELATAMEARGYQGGEGRTKYRQLKWAMRDTLCVLVFALLTVALIWLRK; encoded by the coding sequence ATGACAGATAAACTAATTTTTGGTCGCTATATGCCGGGAGATTCAGTCATTCACCGAATGGACCCGCGTGCCAAATTACTATGTAGTTTTTATTTTATCGGAATTATTTTCTTATGTAATAATGTCGCGTCGTACGCGTTAATGTTTGCTTTTACGATGTTGGCGATTTTTTTATCAAAAGTCGATATGAAATTTTTCATACGTGGTGTGAAACCAATGATTTGGTTAATTTTATTTACGGTGATTTTACAGTTGTTCTTCACACAAGGCGGCGAGGTCTACTGGAAATGGGGCGTCTTTTCGATAACTGAGTTCGGGATTCAAAATGCCTTATTCATCTTCTGTCGTTTCGTGTTGATTATCTTCATGTCAACGTTACTAACGTTAACGACACCACCATTATCACTTTCTGATGCGATTGAGTCGTTATTACGTCCACTAAAAGTGATAAAATTCCCAGCGCATGAAGTATCCTTAATGCTTTCGATTGCGCTACGTTTCGTACCAACGTTAATGGATGAAACGGAAAAAATCATGAACGCCCAACGTGCACGTGGGGTTGATTTCAATGATGGGAACTTGATGGATAAGATGAAGGCGATTGTGCCGTTATTAATTCCGTTATTTATCAGTAGTTTTAACCGTGCCGAAGAATTAGCGACTGCGATGGAAGCACGTGGTTATCAAGGTGGCGAAGGTCGTACGAAATATCGTCAGCTGAAATGGGCAATGCGCGATACGCTATGTGTGTTAGTCTTTGCACTTCTGACAGTAGCCTTGATTTGGTTAAGAAAATAA
- a CDS encoding GntP family permease: protein MAEAIHWYGAVSGIILAIILILKKVNPTYSLIIGAIAGALIGGSDLAETVSVLITGAQSVMGTVIRVLAAGIFAGIMMESGAAVSIARTIVNKLGSKFAIAALVLATMIITGVGVFIPVAVLIVSPIAMEVGKETGISKLALLLAMSGGGKAGNIVSPNPNTIAAAGGFDVSLSSVMMYGFVPAVFGVLMAILLANLIKNKGPKVAESDFESGSDDKEYPSFGKALVAPIVAIILLMLQPIAQLLNITSLANFALDSMYVLPIAGLIGLLAMKQSNQTLSYMSIGLEKMTPTVLILIGAGAIGGVITASDLSVQVVNLIKQSGISGTLLAPIAGILMGGATASTSTGAILASGSFGQAILDMGVAPVSAAVMVHTGATVIDHLPHGTYFHVTGNAMKLSMKERMQIVGYESLVGLTMTIVATIVYGFIF from the coding sequence ATGGCAGAAGCAATTCATTGGTATGGGGCAGTTAGTGGTATTATATTAGCAATTATTCTGATTTTAAAAAAAGTGAATCCAACTTACTCATTAATTATTGGGGCAATAGCTGGCGCGTTAATTGGGGGTTCTGATTTAGCAGAAACTGTAAGCGTTTTGATTACAGGGGCACAAAGTGTAATGGGGACAGTGATTCGTGTCCTAGCAGCGGGTATTTTTGCCGGAATTATGATGGAATCTGGTGCAGCGGTTTCGATTGCACGCACTATCGTTAATAAATTAGGTTCTAAGTTTGCGATTGCTGCGTTAGTTTTAGCAACGATGATTATTACCGGTGTGGGTGTCTTTATTCCGGTGGCGGTTTTAATTGTGTCACCAATTGCGATGGAAGTGGGGAAAGAAACGGGTATTTCTAAACTAGCATTGTTATTAGCAATGTCTGGTGGTGGGAAAGCTGGAAATATTGTGTCACCTAATCCTAATACAATCGCCGCAGCAGGTGGGTTTGATGTAAGTTTAAGTTCAGTGATGATGTATGGTTTTGTCCCTGCCGTTTTCGGGGTATTGATGGCAATATTATTAGCTAATTTAATTAAAAACAAAGGTCCTAAAGTGGCTGAGAGTGACTTTGAATCAGGATCCGATGATAAAGAGTATCCAAGCTTTGGTAAAGCTTTAGTGGCGCCAATTGTCGCAATTATTTTATTAATGTTACAACCAATCGCGCAACTATTAAACATTACAAGTTTAGCAAACTTCGCATTAGATTCAATGTACGTCTTACCAATTGCCGGTTTAATTGGCTTACTAGCAATGAAACAAAGCAACCAAACATTAAGTTATATGAGTATTGGTTTAGAAAAAATGACACCAACTGTCTTAATTTTAATCGGTGCCGGTGCCATTGGTGGTGTGATTACTGCTTCAGACTTATCGGTTCAAGTCGTAAACTTGATTAAACAATCAGGTATTTCAGGAACATTATTAGCACCAATTGCTGGTATTTTAATGGGTGGGGCGACTGCTTCAACTTCTACTGGTGCGATTTTAGCAAGTGGTTCATTCGGACAAGCTATCCTAGATATGGGCGTGGCACCTGTTTCAGCAGCTGTGATGGTTCATACTGGGGCAACGGTTATTGATCACTTGCCACATGGTACTTATTTCCATGTAACAGGTAATGCGATGAAATTATCAATGAAAGAACGTATGCAAATTGTCGGCTACGAGTCACTAGTTGGTTTAACCATGACCATTGTCGCAACGATCGTTTACGGTTTTATTTTCTAA